A genomic segment from [Flavobacterium] thermophilum encodes:
- the argH gene encoding Argininosuccinate lyase codes for MKKLWGGRFTKTAEEWVDEFGASIPFDQELVEEDIEGSLAHVTMLGECGILPAEDVEKIKSGLLRLLEKAKRGELEFSVAYEDIHLNIEKMLIDDIGPVGGKLHTGRSRNDQVATDMHLYLRKRVEEILSLIRGLQRALVAQADKHVDTIMPGYTHLQRAQPISFAHHLLAYFWMLERDYERFSESLKRINRSPLGAGALAGTTFPIDRRRTAELLGFADLYENSLDAVSDRDFIIEFLSNSSMLMMHLSRLAEELILWSSQEFQFIELDDAFATGSSIMPQKKNPDMAELIRGKTGRVYGHLMALLTVMKGLPLAYNKDMQEDKEGMFDTVKTVVGSLKIFTGMIETMNVRTDVMERATKQDFSNATELADYLAAKGVPFREAHEVVGKLVLLCIEKGVFLADLPLDVYKEASPLFEEDIYDALHPRTAVNRRNSAGGTGFAEVRAALAKAKQLLSTP; via the coding sequence GTGAAAAAACTTTGGGGCGGACGGTTTACGAAAACAGCGGAAGAATGGGTCGACGAGTTTGGCGCGTCGATCCCGTTCGACCAGGAGCTGGTGGAAGAAGACATTGAAGGCAGCCTTGCCCATGTGACAATGCTTGGAGAGTGCGGCATTTTGCCGGCGGAAGATGTCGAGAAGATCAAGAGCGGACTCCTGCGGCTGCTCGAAAAAGCGAAGCGGGGGGAACTCGAGTTTTCCGTCGCGTATGAAGACATTCATTTAAACATTGAAAAAATGTTGATCGACGACATCGGCCCGGTCGGCGGCAAGTTGCACACCGGACGGAGCCGGAACGACCAAGTGGCGACCGATATGCATTTATACTTGCGCAAGCGCGTTGAAGAGATTCTCAGTCTCATCCGCGGGCTGCAGCGGGCGCTTGTCGCTCAAGCCGACAAACATGTCGACACGATCATGCCCGGGTATACGCATTTGCAGCGGGCGCAGCCGATTTCGTTTGCCCATCATTTGCTTGCGTATTTTTGGATGCTCGAGCGGGACTATGAACGTTTTTCTGAGTCGCTGAAACGGATTAACCGCTCGCCGCTCGGCGCCGGGGCGCTCGCCGGAACGACGTTTCCGATCGACCGGCGGCGGACGGCGGAGCTGTTGGGCTTTGCCGATCTTTACGAAAACAGCTTGGATGCGGTGAGCGACCGCGATTTCATCATCGAGTTTTTAAGCAACAGCTCGATGCTCATGATGCACTTGTCGCGGCTCGCTGAAGAGCTCATCCTTTGGTCGAGCCAAGAGTTTCAGTTCATTGAGCTCGATGATGCGTTTGCGACCGGCAGCAGCATCATGCCGCAAAAGAAAAACCCGGACATGGCCGAGCTCATCCGCGGCAAAACCGGCCGCGTGTACGGCCATTTGATGGCGCTTCTCACGGTGATGAAAGGGCTGCCGCTCGCCTACAACAAGGACATGCAAGAAGATAAAGAAGGCATGTTTGATACAGTAAAGACGGTCGTCGGGTCGCTGAAAATTTTCACCGGTATGATTGAGACGATGAACGTGCGCACGGACGTGATGGAGCGGGCGACGAAACAAGACTTTTCAAACGCGACCGAGCTTGCCGATTACTTGGCCGCGAAAGGCGTCCCGTTCCGCGAGGCGCATGAGGTCGTCGGCAAGCTCGTGCTGCTTTGCATTGAGAAAGGCGTCTTTTTGGCCGATTTGCCGCTTGACGTGTATAAGGAGGCGTCGCCGCTTTTTGAAGAAGACATTTATGACGCCTTGCACCCGCGCACGGCCGTCAACCGCCGCAACAGCGCCGGCGGCACCGGTTTTGCCGAAGTGCGCGCGGCGCTGGCGAAGGCGAAACAGTTGCTTAGCACCCCGTAA
- the ytrH gene encoding Sporulation membrane protein ytrH, with translation MDEKAAFLPALIQSYFIAVGVLLGGAIIGALGAFLSGGQPLTAMYRFAGDLRIWAVVAAIGGTFDTFYVVERGLFLGETKDIVRQFLLILSAMGGAQTGVAIITWLTQEHISP, from the coding sequence ATGGACGAAAAAGCAGCGTTTTTGCCGGCGTTGATCCAAAGCTATTTTATCGCGGTCGGCGTGTTGCTTGGCGGCGCCATCATCGGCGCGCTCGGCGCATTTTTGAGCGGCGGCCAGCCGCTGACGGCCATGTACCGGTTTGCCGGCGACTTGCGCATTTGGGCGGTCGTCGCCGCCATCGGCGGAACGTTTGATACGTTTTACGTCGTCGAGCGAGGGCTGTTTCTCGGGGAAACAAAAGACATTGTGCGGCAGTTTTTGCTCATTTTGTCCGCCATGGGCGGCGCGCAAACAGGAGTGGCGATCATTACGTGGCTGACACAGGAGCACATTTCGCCATGA
- a CDS encoding Uncharacterized peptidase SA1530 — translation MNKRLQAFSSWLQQQHSSFAFVTSSANVFYLSGFRCDPHERLLALLVFPDGEPALVCPQMEVPRARRSGFGHTVIGYDDSADPWEEIERHLKARGVKAVSIAVEKNDLSFARFERLSALFPNAQWLDAEEKLRQLRLIKDEQEMKALRQAAELADKAVEIGVSAIRPGVTELELVAVIEYELKKLGVEGMSFPTTVLAGAKSADPHGVPGTAAVAPGDFVLFDLGVIVDGYCSDITRTVVCQTASDEQRLMYDTVRRAQQAAIDACRPQTAMKEIDRSARNVIEQAGYGPYFTHRVGHGLGIEIHEYPSLHGANPDPLAPGMVFTIEPGIYVPSIGGVRIEDDVAVTNNGVEVLTSFSKELIIV, via the coding sequence ATGAACAAACGGCTGCAAGCATTTTCCTCTTGGCTTCAACAACAACATAGTTCATTCGCCTTCGTCACGTCAAGTGCGAACGTGTTTTATTTGAGCGGATTTCGGTGCGACCCGCACGAACGGTTGCTGGCGCTTTTGGTCTTTCCTGACGGCGAGCCCGCGCTCGTCTGCCCGCAAATGGAAGTCCCGCGCGCCCGCCGGAGCGGCTTTGGGCATACGGTGATCGGCTACGACGACAGCGCCGACCCGTGGGAAGAGATCGAGCGCCATCTCAAAGCGCGCGGTGTCAAGGCCGTCTCGATTGCCGTCGAAAAAAACGATTTGTCGTTCGCCCGTTTCGAGCGGCTCTCGGCGCTGTTTCCGAACGCCCAATGGCTCGATGCCGAAGAAAAGCTGCGCCAGCTTCGCCTGATCAAAGATGAGCAGGAAATGAAAGCGCTGCGCCAGGCGGCGGAGCTGGCCGACAAAGCGGTCGAAATCGGCGTCTCGGCCATTCGCCCGGGCGTGACGGAGCTTGAACTTGTCGCCGTCATTGAATATGAGCTGAAAAAACTCGGCGTTGAAGGGATGTCATTTCCCACGACCGTGCTTGCAGGCGCCAAATCAGCCGACCCGCACGGCGTGCCGGGAACGGCGGCGGTCGCACCGGGCGATTTCGTGCTGTTCGATTTGGGCGTCATCGTCGATGGGTATTGCTCCGACATTACCCGCACCGTCGTCTGTCAGACGGCAAGCGACGAACAGCGGCTCATGTACGATACCGTTCGGCGCGCCCAGCAGGCGGCGATCGACGCCTGCCGCCCGCAAACCGCGATGAAGGAGATCGACCGCTCCGCTCGAAACGTCATCGAACAAGCCGGCTACGGCCCGTACTTCACCCACCGCGTCGGGCACGGCTTAGGAATCGAAATCCACGAATACCCATCGCTTCATGGCGCCAACCCCGACCCGCTCGCTCCCGGCATGGTGTTTACGATCGAACCGGGCATTTACGTCCCATCCATCGGCGGCGTGCGCATTGAAGACGATGTCGCGGTCACGAACAACGGCGTTGAGGTGTTGACGTCGTTTTCGAAGGAATTGATCATTGTATAA
- a CDS encoding metal-dependent hydrolase, with translation MKISYHGHSVVRIETNGKTILIDPFITGNATTDLNAADVKADVILLTHGHGDHVGDTVEIAKRNNALVVATFELATYLSWQGVETFGMNIGGAREFDFGTVKLTQAFHSSGFVTEDKQIIYLGMPTGILFTAEGKTIYHAGDTGLFSDMKLIGERHNIDVAFLPIGDSFTMGPEDAAVAAEWLGAKLVVPIHYNTFPPIVQDPERFVSLLPSGVGRALKPGESIEL, from the coding sequence ATGAAAATCAGCTACCATGGCCATTCGGTTGTCCGCATTGAGACGAACGGAAAAACGATTTTGATCGACCCGTTCATCACCGGCAATGCGACGACCGATTTGAACGCGGCGGATGTGAAAGCGGATGTCATTTTGCTCACGCACGGACACGGGGATCATGTCGGCGATACGGTGGAGATCGCCAAGCGGAACAACGCCCTTGTCGTGGCCACATTTGAGCTGGCGACATATTTAAGCTGGCAAGGCGTCGAGACGTTTGGCATGAATATCGGCGGGGCGCGCGAATTTGACTTTGGCACGGTCAAGTTGACGCAGGCGTTCCACAGCTCCGGGTTTGTGACCGAGGACAAGCAAATCATTTATTTAGGCATGCCGACCGGCATTTTGTTCACGGCCGAAGGGAAAACGATCTACCATGCCGGCGACACCGGGCTGTTTTCCGACATGAAGCTGATCGGCGAGCGCCATAACATCGATGTCGCCTTTTTGCCGATTGGGGACAGCTTCACGATGGGGCCGGAAGACGCGGCCGTTGCCGCCGAGTGGCTCGGAGCGAAACTCGTCGTGCCGATCCATTACAACACGTTCCCGCCGATTGTCCAAGACCCCGAACGGTTCGTCTCGCTTCTACCGTCGGGTGTCGGCCGTGCTCTGAAGCCAGGCGAAAGCATCGAGCTGTAA
- the ald_1 gene encoding Alanine dehydrogenase codes for MKIGIPKEIKNNENRVAITPAGVMTLVKAGHDVYVETEAGAGSGFSDSEYEKAGAVIVPNAEDAWAAEMVLKVKEPLAEEFRYFRPGLILFTYLHLAAAEALTKALVEQKVVGIAYETVQLANGSLPLLTPMSEVAGRMSVQVGAQFLEKPHGGKGILLGGVPGVRRGKVTIIGGGTAGTNAAKIAVGLGADVTILDINAERLRELDDLFGDHVTTLMSNSYHIAECVRESDLVVGAVLIPGAKAPKLVTEEMVRSMTPGSVLVDIAIDQGGIFETTDRVTTHDDPTYVKHGVVHYAVANMPGAVPRTSTFALTNVTIPYALQIANKGYRAACLDNPALLKGINTLDGHIVYEAVAAAHNMPYTDVHSLLHG; via the coding sequence ATGAAGATCGGCATTCCAAAAGAAATCAAAAACAATGAAAACCGCGTCGCCATTACCCCGGCCGGCGTGATGACGCTCGTCAAAGCGGGGCATGACGTGTATGTGGAGACGGAAGCCGGCGCTGGGTCGGGGTTTTCCGATTCCGAGTATGAAAAAGCCGGGGCAGTGATCGTGCCGAACGCGGAAGATGCTTGGGCGGCGGAGATGGTGTTGAAAGTGAAAGAACCGCTGGCTGAGGAGTTCCGCTATTTTCGCCCCGGATTGATTTTGTTTACGTATTTGCATTTGGCCGCGGCCGAAGCGCTCACGAAAGCGCTCGTCGAGCAAAAAGTGGTCGGCATCGCTTACGAGACGGTGCAGCTGGCGAACGGCTCGCTGCCGCTGTTGACGCCGATGAGTGAAGTCGCCGGCCGCATGTCCGTGCAAGTCGGCGCCCAGTTTCTTGAGAAGCCGCACGGCGGGAAAGGCATTTTGCTTGGCGGCGTGCCCGGAGTGCGGCGCGGCAAAGTGACGATCATCGGCGGCGGAACGGCGGGGACGAACGCGGCGAAAATCGCGGTCGGTCTCGGGGCAGACGTGACGATTTTGGACATTAACGCCGAGCGGCTGCGCGAGCTCGATGATTTGTTCGGCGACCACGTGACGACGCTCATGTCCAACTCGTACCATATCGCCGAGTGCGTGCGCGAATCGGATTTGGTCGTCGGCGCCGTCTTGATCCCGGGGGCGAAAGCGCCGAAGCTGGTGACGGAAGAGATGGTGCGCTCGATGACGCCGGGATCGGTGTTGGTCGACATCGCCATTGACCAAGGCGGCATTTTCGAAACGACCGACCGCGTCACGACGCATGACGATCCGACATACGTCAAGCACGGCGTCGTCCATTACGCCGTCGCCAACATGCCGGGCGCTGTGCCGCGTACGTCAACATTCGCGCTTACGAACGTCACGATCCCATACGCCTTGCAAATCGCCAACAAAGGCTACCGCGCCGCTTGCCTCGACAATCCGGCGCTGTTAAAAGGGATCAACACGCTCGACGGGCACATCGTGTACGAAGCGGTCGCGGCGGCGCACAACATGCCGTATACGGATGTTCATTCGTTGTTGCACGGATGA
- the moaB gene encoding Molybdenum cofactor biosynthesis protein B produces MSTAAHKQEAPQTVRCKVITVSDTRTEETDQSGRLMIELLTEAGHEVVGYEIVKDEADAIREAVLDGCRRLDVDAVLTNGGTGIAKRDVTIETVGALLEKELVGFGELFRFLSYTEDIGPAAMLSRAVAGVAMDTAVFCTPGSTGAVRLAMTKLILPELGHVVREIRKDREKQRKTL; encoded by the coding sequence ATGAGCACAGCTGCCCATAAACAAGAAGCTCCCCAAACCGTCCGCTGCAAAGTCATCACCGTCAGCGACACGAGAACGGAGGAAACCGACCAAAGCGGCCGGCTGATGATCGAGCTGCTCACGGAAGCCGGGCATGAGGTCGTCGGCTATGAGATCGTCAAAGACGAAGCGGACGCCATTCGCGAGGCAGTGCTTGACGGCTGCCGCCGCCTTGATGTTGATGCGGTGCTCACGAACGGCGGCACCGGCATCGCCAAGCGCGACGTGACGATCGAAACGGTCGGTGCGCTGCTTGAGAAAGAACTCGTCGGCTTTGGCGAGCTGTTCCGCTTCCTAAGCTACACCGAAGACATCGGCCCGGCCGCCATGCTGTCGCGCGCCGTCGCCGGCGTGGCGATGGACACCGCCGTCTTTTGCACTCCCGGCTCCACCGGCGCTGTGCGCCTCGCGATGACGAAGCTCATTTTGCCGGAGTTGGGGCATGTGGTGAGAGAGATTCGGAAGGATAGGGAGAAGCAGCGAAAGACGCTTTGA
- the guaB_1 gene encoding Inosine-5'-monophosphate dehydrogenase — MATKHEQILEYIHRLPIGEKISVRQIAKEMGVSEGTAYRAIKDAENKGYVSTIERVGTIRIEKKRKENIEKLTYAEVVNIVDGQVLGGREGLHKTLNRFVIGAMQLEAMMRYTGAGDLLIVGNRTKAHELALEAGAAVLITGGFDTADHVKKLADERQLPIISTSYDTFTVATMINRAIYDQLIKKEIVLVEDIVTPVEKTAYLYTDDPVERWYVLNRETRHTRFPVVDDQLKVQGIVTAKDVLDVDRQLPVEKVMTKQPITVNGKTSVAFASHIMVWEGIELLPVVDDHNRLQGIISRQDVLKALQMAQRQPQVGETIDDLVTAQFRESGDKETLFRCTITPQMTNYLGTLSYGVFTTIVTEAAARMLRAYKRGDLVMESITIYFIKPVQIDTTVDVQAKLLELGRKFGKVDVEVYNEGAIVGKAMMMCQLIDR, encoded by the coding sequence TTGGCGACCAAACATGAACAAATTTTAGAATACATCCACCGGCTGCCGATCGGCGAGAAAATTTCCGTCCGGCAGATCGCCAAGGAAATGGGCGTGAGCGAAGGAACGGCGTACCGAGCGATCAAAGATGCGGAGAACAAAGGATACGTAAGCACGATCGAGCGCGTCGGCACGATTCGGATCGAGAAAAAGCGGAAGGAAAACATTGAGAAGCTCACGTACGCTGAAGTCGTCAACATTGTCGACGGACAAGTGCTCGGCGGGCGGGAAGGGCTGCACAAGACGCTCAACCGCTTCGTCATTGGGGCGATGCAGCTGGAGGCGATGATGCGCTATACGGGTGCAGGGGATTTGCTTATCGTCGGCAACCGGACGAAGGCGCACGAACTGGCGCTTGAAGCCGGGGCGGCTGTGCTCATCACCGGCGGGTTTGACACGGCCGACCACGTGAAAAAGCTCGCCGATGAGCGGCAGCTGCCGATCATTTCGACGAGCTATGACACGTTTACGGTTGCGACGATGATCAACCGGGCGATTTATGACCAGCTGATCAAAAAGGAGATTGTGCTCGTTGAGGACATTGTCACCCCTGTCGAGAAAACAGCCTATTTATATACAGACGATCCCGTCGAGCGCTGGTATGTGCTAAATCGCGAGACGCGCCATACCCGGTTTCCGGTCGTCGACGACCAGTTGAAAGTGCAAGGCATTGTGACGGCAAAAGACGTGCTGGATGTCGACCGGCAGCTGCCGGTCGAAAAGGTGATGACGAAGCAGCCGATTACGGTGAACGGAAAAACATCGGTCGCATTTGCCTCGCACATCATGGTATGGGAAGGGATTGAACTGCTTCCGGTCGTTGATGACCATAACCGGCTGCAAGGGATCATCAGCCGCCAAGACGTGTTAAAAGCGCTGCAAATGGCGCAGCGCCAGCCGCAAGTCGGCGAGACGATCGATGACCTCGTCACCGCCCAGTTCCGCGAATCAGGCGACAAAGAAACGCTGTTTCGCTGCACGATCACGCCGCAAATGACGAACTATTTAGGGACACTCTCGTACGGCGTGTTTACGACGATCGTCACCGAAGCGGCGGCGCGGATGCTGCGGGCGTACAAACGCGGCGATTTGGTGATGGAAAGCATTACGATTTATTTCATCAAGCCGGTGCAAATCGACACTACAGTCGACGTGCAGGCGAAGCTTTTAGAGCTCGGGCGCAAGTTCGGAAAAGTGGACGTCGAGGTGTACAATGAAGGCGCCATCGTCGGGAAGGCGATGATGATGTGCCAGCTGATCGACCGGTAA
- the fabG_6 gene encoding 3-oxoacyl-[acyl-carrier-protein] reductase FabG has protein sequence MRHALITAGAKGLGRKVTELLLDQGYSVTVNYRSDEQAVRSLAEKHRSAADRLQFVKGDVTRKEDLERLVDAAMERFGRIDCLINNAGPYIFERKKLADYTEDEWYEMIEGNLSSVFHLVRRTIPIMRKQRFGRIITYGFQGAADAPGWVHRSAFGAAKVGLVSLTKTIALEEAEYGITANMVCPGNIVGDMKEAGIADARARRDAETPVGRPGTGEDIARVIAFLCEDDSDFITGAIIDVTGGANVIYRHLFR, from the coding sequence GTGCGGCATGCGTTGATCACGGCCGGAGCGAAAGGATTGGGGAGAAAGGTGACGGAGCTGTTGCTTGATCAAGGCTACTCGGTGACGGTGAACTACCGGAGCGATGAGCAGGCGGTGCGCTCGCTTGCCGAGAAGCACCGCAGCGCCGCCGACCGCCTTCAGTTTGTGAAAGGGGATGTGACGAGAAAAGAGGATTTGGAGCGGTTAGTGGATGCAGCCATGGAGCGGTTCGGCCGCATTGACTGCCTTATTAACAACGCAGGCCCCTACATTTTCGAGCGGAAAAAGCTGGCCGATTATACGGAAGACGAATGGTACGAAATGATTGAAGGCAATTTGAGCTCGGTCTTCCATTTAGTGAGGCGGACGATCCCGATTATGCGAAAACAACGGTTTGGCCGCATCATTACGTACGGATTTCAAGGAGCGGCGGATGCCCCGGGCTGGGTGCACCGTTCGGCGTTCGGCGCGGCGAAAGTCGGGCTTGTATCGCTGACGAAAACGATCGCCCTGGAAGAGGCGGAATATGGCATTACCGCCAATATGGTGTGCCCAGGCAACATTGTCGGCGATATGAAAGAAGCGGGGATCGCCGACGCCCGCGCGAGAAGGGATGCGGAAACGCCGGTCGGGCGCCCGGGCACAGGCGAAGATATCGCCCGCGTGATCGCGTTTTTATGCGAGGACGACTCGGATTTCATCACCGGCGCCATCATTGACGTCACCGGCGGAGCAAACGTCATTTACCGCCATCTTTTCCGTTGA
- the argG gene encoding Argininosuccinate synthase, with protein sequence MANPKLVLAYSGGLDTSVAIKWLQERGYDVIACCLDLGEGKDLDFVKEKALKVGAIKSYVIDVKDEFANEYALIALQANALYEGKYPLVSALSRPLIAKKLVEIAELEGAVAVAHGCTGKGNDQVRFEVSINALNPDLDVIAPVREWSWSREEEIEYAKQHGIPIPVDLDSPFSIDQNLWGRSNECGILEDPWAAPPEEAYELTASLENAPDVPDVIEIGFEQGVPVTLNGKAYPLAQLILELNALAGKHGVGRIDHVENRLVGIKSREVYECPGAITLIKAHKELEDLTLVREVAHFKPIIEQKIAEIIYNGLWFSPLKDALVAFLKETQKNVTGVVRVKLFKGHAIVEGRKSPFSLYDEKLATYTSEDEFDHQAAVGFISLYGLPTKVNSIVNKQHKASVSAGQ encoded by the coding sequence ATGGCAAATCCAAAATTGGTGTTGGCCTACTCGGGCGGTTTAGATACATCGGTGGCGATCAAATGGCTTCAGGAGCGCGGGTATGATGTGATCGCGTGCTGCTTGGACCTTGGGGAAGGAAAAGACCTCGATTTCGTGAAAGAAAAAGCGCTCAAAGTCGGCGCGATCAAATCGTACGTCATCGACGTCAAAGACGAGTTTGCGAACGAGTATGCGCTCATCGCTCTGCAGGCGAACGCCCTGTATGAAGGGAAATATCCGCTCGTCTCGGCGCTGTCGCGTCCGCTCATCGCGAAAAAACTCGTTGAAATCGCCGAGCTCGAAGGCGCGGTGGCGGTCGCCCACGGCTGCACGGGGAAAGGGAACGACCAAGTGCGCTTTGAAGTGTCGATCAACGCGCTCAATCCGGACTTGGACGTCATCGCCCCGGTGCGCGAGTGGAGCTGGTCGCGCGAGGAAGAAATCGAATACGCGAAACAGCACGGCATTCCGATTCCGGTCGACCTGGACAGCCCGTTTTCGATCGACCAAAACTTGTGGGGCCGCAGCAACGAGTGCGGCATTTTGGAAGACCCGTGGGCGGCTCCGCCGGAAGAGGCGTATGAGCTGACGGCTTCGCTTGAGAACGCGCCGGATGTGCCGGATGTCATCGAGATCGGCTTTGAACAAGGCGTGCCGGTGACGTTAAACGGCAAGGCGTATCCGCTCGCGCAATTGATTTTGGAGCTGAACGCGTTGGCCGGCAAGCACGGCGTCGGCCGCATCGACCACGTCGAAAACCGCCTTGTCGGCATTAAGTCGCGCGAAGTGTACGAATGCCCGGGGGCGATCACGCTCATCAAAGCGCATAAAGAGCTCGAAGACTTGACATTGGTGCGGGAAGTTGCGCACTTCAAACCGATCATCGAGCAAAAAATCGCCGAAATCATTTACAACGGCCTGTGGTTTTCGCCGCTCAAAGACGCGCTTGTCGCGTTTTTGAAAGAAACGCAGAAAAACGTCACCGGCGTCGTGCGCGTGAAGCTGTTTAAAGGCCATGCGATCGTCGAAGGGCGCAAATCGCCGTTCTCGCTTTATGATGAAAAGCTGGCGACGTACACGTCGGAAGACGAGTTTGACCATCAAGCGGCGGTCGGGTTCATCTCGCTGTACGGTCTGCCGACGAAAGTCAACAGCATCGTCAACAAGCAACACAAAGCGTCGGTATCGGCCGGCCAATAA
- a CDS encoding Putative universal stress protein SAV1710 yields MTMTYQTIVVAVDGSKEAEWALKKAIQIAKRNGAKLILTHIIDLRGFTTVEAHDYALAERSEQYANELLERYKNEAVAAGLDDVDTAVEFGSPKVKIAKDVAPKYKADLIICGATGLNAVERLLIGSVSENIVRHAKCDVLVVRTPKE; encoded by the coding sequence ATGACAATGACCTACCAAACGATCGTCGTCGCCGTCGATGGGTCGAAAGAAGCGGAATGGGCGTTGAAAAAAGCGATCCAAATCGCCAAACGGAACGGAGCGAAACTCATTTTGACCCACATCATCGACTTGCGCGGCTTTACGACCGTTGAAGCGCACGATTATGCCCTCGCCGAACGTTCGGAACAGTATGCGAACGAATTGCTTGAGCGGTATAAAAACGAAGCCGTCGCCGCTGGACTCGACGATGTGGACACCGCGGTCGAATTCGGCTCGCCGAAAGTGAAAATCGCCAAAGACGTCGCTCCGAAATACAAAGCCGACCTCATCATTTGCGGGGCGACCGGTTTAAACGCTGTCGAACGGCTCTTGATCGGCAGCGTTTCCGAAAACATCGTCCGCCATGCGAAATGCGATGTGCTCGTTGTAAGGACGCCGAAAGAATAA
- the nrnA gene encoding Bifunctional oligoribonuclease and PAP phosphatase nrnA, with product MKDVCRDILETIRQFDTIIIHRHVRPDPDAYGSQGGLAALLRASFPEKQVYAVGTDDPSLSFLRQMDVIDDGAYEQALVIVCDTANEERICDSRYRLGRKLIKIDHHPNDTPYGDIMWVDTDASSTSEMIYELYLAGKDDGLTMTAEAARLIYAGIVGDTGRFLFPRTSEKTFRYAGELISYGFSLTELYDGLYRTSLPLARLSGYVLSNFTIDEGVAAVKMPRALLEEYGVTPLEASQLVGLLGNIDGIIAWVFFVEEEKEIRVRFRSKGPVINVVAKRHGGGGHPLAAGASIASWEEADRIVEEVRAVCRAER from the coding sequence ATGAAAGACGTTTGCCGGGACATTCTTGAAACGATTCGCCAATTTGATACGATCATCATCCATCGCCACGTGCGCCCGGACCCGGACGCGTACGGGTCGCAAGGCGGGCTGGCGGCGCTGCTTCGGGCGTCGTTTCCGGAAAAACAAGTGTATGCGGTGGGGACGGATGATCCATCGTTGTCATTTTTACGTCAAATGGATGTCATTGACGATGGCGCCTATGAACAGGCGCTCGTGATTGTCTGTGACACGGCGAACGAAGAGCGGATTTGTGACAGCCGCTACCGGCTCGGGCGGAAGCTGATCAAAATCGACCACCATCCGAACGATACGCCGTACGGCGACATCATGTGGGTTGACACCGACGCCAGCTCGACGAGCGAAATGATTTACGAACTGTATTTGGCCGGCAAAGACGACGGGCTGACGATGACCGCCGAGGCGGCGCGCCTGATTTATGCCGGCATTGTCGGCGACACGGGCCGTTTTTTGTTTCCGCGTACGAGCGAAAAAACGTTTCGCTATGCCGGAGAGCTCATTTCGTACGGCTTTTCGCTGACGGAATTGTATGACGGGCTGTACCGGACGAGCCTGCCGCTCGCCCGTTTGAGCGGTTATGTGCTGTCGAATTTCACGATCGATGAAGGAGTGGCGGCGGTGAAAATGCCGCGGGCGCTGCTCGAAGAATACGGCGTCACCCCGCTTGAAGCGTCGCAGCTTGTCGGGCTGCTCGGCAACATTGATGGCATCATCGCCTGGGTGTTTTTCGTTGAGGAGGAGAAGGAGATTCGCGTGCGTTTTCGTTCGAAAGGGCCGGTCATCAATGTCGTCGCCAAGCGGCATGGCGGCGGCGGCCATCCGCTGGCGGCCGGCGCGTCGATCGCTTCATGGGAAGAAGCCGACCGCATTGTTGAAGAGGTGAGAGCCGTTTGCCGGGCGGAACGGTAA